Proteins from a single region of Penaeus monodon isolate SGIC_2016 chromosome 29, NSTDA_Pmon_1, whole genome shotgun sequence:
- the LOC119591867 gene encoding pollen-specific leucine-rich repeat extensin-like protein 1, protein MEAPPPPVGMEAPPPPVGMEAPPPPVGMEAPPPPVGMEAPPPPVGMEAPPPPVGMEAPAPPVGMEAPPPPVGMEAPAPPVGMEAPPPPVGMEAPPPPVGMEAPPPPVGMEAPPPPVGMEAPPPPAGLHRRSVCLRPRDSLP, encoded by the coding sequence ATGGAAGCTCCTCCTCCACCCGTCGGAATGGAAGCTCCTCCTCCACCCGTCGGAATGGAAGCTCCTCCTCCACCCGTCGGAATGGAAGCTCCTCCTCCACCCGTCGGAATGGAAGCTCCTCCTCCACCCGTCGGAATGGAAGCTCCTCCTCCACCCGTCGGAATGGAAGCTCCTGCTCCACCCGTCGGAATGGAAGCTCCTCCTCCACCCGTCGGAATGGAAGCTCCTGCTCCACCCGTCGGAATGGAAGCTCCTCCTCCACCCGTCGGAATGGAAGCTCCTCCTCCACCCGTCGGAATGGAAGCTCCTCCTCCACCCGTCGGAATGGAAGCTCCTCCTCCACCCGTCGGAATGGaagctcctcctccacctgccgGACTCCACCGGCGGAGCGTCTGCCTTCGTCCGCGAGATTCGCTTCCGTAA